A part of Biomphalaria glabrata chromosome 3, xgBioGlab47.1, whole genome shotgun sequence genomic DNA contains:
- the LOC106061960 gene encoding uncharacterized protein LOC106061960 isoform X1: MKTVFTLLFRRLGRTLVLLLIVALVGLYFIRKETGVLNMVKAFSLEYKGQIKVAEMSDQITDYSKLTFTSCMFPDNNPFDPEVMKIAGLDKPTLLCNSALPDLTYLKENKLIVNKTKIKERFPTFNVTCKYQDITRQNDRDRSFAFSEFRKPFQESMELPSETEYILVLCEGTRNLNDNSSSQFNSSSKKQSKPEVLSRTYFAFIPKLDNLNEIEELLLRKRFVESSPSENMSVIMIGYDSVSRYHFMRAMNRTYDFLVNDLLSFDMTMHSQVGKNSFPNFLPFMTGRSAQETYQWWSDKKNADPFDHLWKDFERAGYRTFFSEDNPGIGAFNYLTPGFLKTPATHYSKSIAFAIEQDELIRNASSHCIGNQPEVLFHLEYLKSFLDKFPRKPLYALLFFTRISHDDITMLRIIDDHVYSFFKKLKDSGHLNNTMMITFSDHGPRYGPIRHSHMGDVENRNPLLIFTMPTWFLHKYPDVAGNLKTNTGRLTSQYDIHATVRDLLYFRSTGDNPLPKTRHGMSLFQEVPRNRTCQDASVSEEFCLCNYQNFITVLPNSSIAHQVANKVVEAMNARLDHAKCESLKLHNVSEVYVLKVLNKLFKLVKTVFRIKVETVPGNGVFDATVHVEGISDWESWEQLSITHLNNVTVAEGLDRLNRYSGQSDCVSDPKIQLICYCKGLLKAKKL, translated from the exons ATGA aaactGTTTTTACTCTACTATTCAGACGTCTTGGTAGGACCCTCGTTCTATTGTTGATAGTGGCTTTGGTCGGATTATATTTTATCAGAAAAGAAACTGGAGTCCTCAACATGGTTAAGGCCTTCTCTTTAGAATACAAAGGCCAAATTAAAGTGGCTGAGATGTCTGATCAGATAACCGACTATAGCAAACTGACATTCACATCTTGCATGTTCCCAGATAACAACCCTTTTGATCCAGAAGTGATGAAGATTGCCGGACTTGATAAACCGACATTGCTGTGCAACAGCGCCTTGCCTGATTTGACctacttaaaagaaaataaactgattgttaataaaacaaaaataaaagaaagatttcCAACGTTCAATGTTACCTGTAAATACCAAGACATTACCCGACAGAATGACCGCGACAGATCGTTTGCCTTCAGTGAGTTTCGAAAGCCCTTTCAAGAGTCAATGGAGCTTCCGTCTGAGACAGAGTATATTCTTGTCCTTTGTGAGGGAACACGGAACCTAAATGACAATAGCAGCTCGCAGTTCAATTCTTCTTCCAAGAAACAATCGAAACCGGAAGTGCTATCGAGAACGTACTTCGCATTTATTCCTAAACTGGACAATTTGAATGAGATAGAAGAATTGTTGTTGCGTAAACGCTTCGTTGAATCCTCACCGTCTGAGAATATGAGCGTTATCATGATCGGCTACGACTCTGTTTCTAGATATCATTTCATGAGGGCGATGAACAGAACCTATGACTTTCTGGTCAATGATCTGCTCTCCTTTGACATGACCATGCACAGCCAGGTCGGTAAGAACTCGTTCCCGAATTTTTTGCCCTTCATGACTGGCAGATCCGCCCAGGAAACGTACCAGTGGTGGAGCGACAAGAAAAATGCCGACCCATTTGATCATCTCTGGAAAGATTTTGAGAGGGCTGGTTATCGAACGTTTTTTTCAGAAGATAACCCGGGGATCGGAGCTTTCAATTATCTGACTCCTGGGTTTCTCAAAACACCTGCAACACATTACAGTAAATCAATAGCTTTCGCCATTGAGCAGGATGAGCTTATTCGTAACGCAAGTAGTCATTGCATCGGCAACCAACCGGAAGTTCTTTTTCATCTAGAATACTTAAAAAGTTTCCTGGACAAATTTCCACGGAAACCGCTCTACGCGCTTCTGTTTTTCACGAGAATTTCCCATGATGATATAACTATGCTGAGAATCATAGACGATCATGTGTACAGTTTCTTTAAGAAGCTAAAAGATTCTGGACATCTGAATAACACTATGATGATTACCTTCTCAGATCACGGGCCTCGCTACGGACCCATTCGACACTCACACATGGGTGACGTCGAGAACCGTAACCCTTTATTGATTTTCACAATGCCTACTTGGTTTCTCCACAAGTACCCGGATGTTGCCGGAAATCTCAAAACCAACACCGGCCGTCTGACGTCACAATACGACATTCACGCCACCGTTCGGGATCTTCTGTATTTCAGATCAACGGGAGATAATCCTTTACCGAAAACTAGACATGGTATGAGCTTGTTTCAAGAGGTCCCAAGGAACCGAACGTGTCAGGACGCGTCTGTATCGGAGGAATTTTGCCTTTGCAATTATCAGAACTTCATAACTGTGTTGCCCAATTCTAGTATTGCCCATCAGGTGGCTAATAAAGTTGTAGAGGCAATGAACGCTAGACTGGACCACGCTAAATGTGAAAGTTTAAAACTGCATAACGTTTCAGAAGTCTACGTGCTAAAAGTATTAAACAAACTGTTTAAACTAGTCAAGACAGTGTTCCGGATTAAAGTTGAGACTGTTCCGGGTAACGGGGTATTTGACGCCACTGTACATGTGGAGGGCATAAGTGATTGGGAATCATGGGAACAGCTGTCCATAACACATCTAAATAATGTAACGGTGGCAGAAGGGCTGGACCGGTTGAACAGGTACAGTGGTCAGTCCGACTGCGTGAGTGATCCTAAGATACAATTAATTTGCTATTGTAAGGGTTTGTTAAAAGCAAAGAAATTGTAA
- the LOC106061960 gene encoding uncharacterized protein LOC106061960 isoform X2, whose product MVKAFSLEYKGQIKVAEMSDQITDYSKLTFTSCMFPDNNPFDPEVMKIAGLDKPTLLCNSALPDLTYLKENKLIVNKTKIKERFPTFNVTCKYQDITRQNDRDRSFAFSEFRKPFQESMELPSETEYILVLCEGTRNLNDNSSSQFNSSSKKQSKPEVLSRTYFAFIPKLDNLNEIEELLLRKRFVESSPSENMSVIMIGYDSVSRYHFMRAMNRTYDFLVNDLLSFDMTMHSQVGKNSFPNFLPFMTGRSAQETYQWWSDKKNADPFDHLWKDFERAGYRTFFSEDNPGIGAFNYLTPGFLKTPATHYSKSIAFAIEQDELIRNASSHCIGNQPEVLFHLEYLKSFLDKFPRKPLYALLFFTRISHDDITMLRIIDDHVYSFFKKLKDSGHLNNTMMITFSDHGPRYGPIRHSHMGDVENRNPLLIFTMPTWFLHKYPDVAGNLKTNTGRLTSQYDIHATVRDLLYFRSTGDNPLPKTRHGMSLFQEVPRNRTCQDASVSEEFCLCNYQNFITVLPNSSIAHQVANKVVEAMNARLDHAKCESLKLHNVSEVYVLKVLNKLFKLVKTVFRIKVETVPGNGVFDATVHVEGISDWESWEQLSITHLNNVTVAEGLDRLNRYSGQSDCVSDPKIQLICYCKGLLKAKKL is encoded by the coding sequence ATGGTTAAGGCCTTCTCTTTAGAATACAAAGGCCAAATTAAAGTGGCTGAGATGTCTGATCAGATAACCGACTATAGCAAACTGACATTCACATCTTGCATGTTCCCAGATAACAACCCTTTTGATCCAGAAGTGATGAAGATTGCCGGACTTGATAAACCGACATTGCTGTGCAACAGCGCCTTGCCTGATTTGACctacttaaaagaaaataaactgattgttaataaaacaaaaataaaagaaagatttcCAACGTTCAATGTTACCTGTAAATACCAAGACATTACCCGACAGAATGACCGCGACAGATCGTTTGCCTTCAGTGAGTTTCGAAAGCCCTTTCAAGAGTCAATGGAGCTTCCGTCTGAGACAGAGTATATTCTTGTCCTTTGTGAGGGAACACGGAACCTAAATGACAATAGCAGCTCGCAGTTCAATTCTTCTTCCAAGAAACAATCGAAACCGGAAGTGCTATCGAGAACGTACTTCGCATTTATTCCTAAACTGGACAATTTGAATGAGATAGAAGAATTGTTGTTGCGTAAACGCTTCGTTGAATCCTCACCGTCTGAGAATATGAGCGTTATCATGATCGGCTACGACTCTGTTTCTAGATATCATTTCATGAGGGCGATGAACAGAACCTATGACTTTCTGGTCAATGATCTGCTCTCCTTTGACATGACCATGCACAGCCAGGTCGGTAAGAACTCGTTCCCGAATTTTTTGCCCTTCATGACTGGCAGATCCGCCCAGGAAACGTACCAGTGGTGGAGCGACAAGAAAAATGCCGACCCATTTGATCATCTCTGGAAAGATTTTGAGAGGGCTGGTTATCGAACGTTTTTTTCAGAAGATAACCCGGGGATCGGAGCTTTCAATTATCTGACTCCTGGGTTTCTCAAAACACCTGCAACACATTACAGTAAATCAATAGCTTTCGCCATTGAGCAGGATGAGCTTATTCGTAACGCAAGTAGTCATTGCATCGGCAACCAACCGGAAGTTCTTTTTCATCTAGAATACTTAAAAAGTTTCCTGGACAAATTTCCACGGAAACCGCTCTACGCGCTTCTGTTTTTCACGAGAATTTCCCATGATGATATAACTATGCTGAGAATCATAGACGATCATGTGTACAGTTTCTTTAAGAAGCTAAAAGATTCTGGACATCTGAATAACACTATGATGATTACCTTCTCAGATCACGGGCCTCGCTACGGACCCATTCGACACTCACACATGGGTGACGTCGAGAACCGTAACCCTTTATTGATTTTCACAATGCCTACTTGGTTTCTCCACAAGTACCCGGATGTTGCCGGAAATCTCAAAACCAACACCGGCCGTCTGACGTCACAATACGACATTCACGCCACCGTTCGGGATCTTCTGTATTTCAGATCAACGGGAGATAATCCTTTACCGAAAACTAGACATGGTATGAGCTTGTTTCAAGAGGTCCCAAGGAACCGAACGTGTCAGGACGCGTCTGTATCGGAGGAATTTTGCCTTTGCAATTATCAGAACTTCATAACTGTGTTGCCCAATTCTAGTATTGCCCATCAGGTGGCTAATAAAGTTGTAGAGGCAATGAACGCTAGACTGGACCACGCTAAATGTGAAAGTTTAAAACTGCATAACGTTTCAGAAGTCTACGTGCTAAAAGTATTAAACAAACTGTTTAAACTAGTCAAGACAGTGTTCCGGATTAAAGTTGAGACTGTTCCGGGTAACGGGGTATTTGACGCCACTGTACATGTGGAGGGCATAAGTGATTGGGAATCATGGGAACAGCTGTCCATAACACATCTAAATAATGTAACGGTGGCAGAAGGGCTGGACCGGTTGAACAGGTACAGTGGTCAGTCCGACTGCGTGAGTGATCCTAAGATACAATTAATTTGCTATTGTAAGGGTTTGTTAAAAGCAAAGAAATTGTAA
- the LOC106075727 gene encoding uncharacterized protein LOC106075727 — MTVIVAGAACAYAVSGLLRGAIAGATVGLAMGTSTQITGTAGTSSGIAGAVAGSASGGAVMGIACGETVESALVGGVLAMASSYMASAQHFIHSSAIGWLVLGADVNGSPTATCTFDCWKPVVHDHSVEPSAGKLLRDVVMDPRIKHVTMVPTLKSSCPQIFITNVWNEKFRVDYVTLPNKLTAAHAVII, encoded by the coding sequence ATGACTGTTATAGTCGCCGGAGCTGCTTGTGCTTACGCAGTTTCTGGTCTGTTGAGAGGAGCAATAGCTGGTGCTACTGTAGGCTTAGCCATGGGCACTAGCACTCAAATTACAGGCACGGCAGGGACTTCGTCTGGAATTGCGGGCGCAGTTGCTGGAAGCGCCAGCGGTGGCGCAGTCATGGGAATAGCTTGTGGAGAAACTGTGGAAAGTGCCTTGGTTGGCGGAGTACTTGCAATGGCATCAAGTTACATGGCTTCAGCCCAACATTTTATCCACTCGAGTGCCATCGGATGGCTTGTTCTTGGCGCTGATGTCAACGGCTCTCCTACAGCGACATGCACCTTTGATTGCTGGAAACCTGTGGTCCATGATCACTCTGTCGAGCCATCAGCTGGAAAGCTGCTAAGAGATGTCGTCATGGATCCTCGCATCAAGCACGTGACAATGGTGCCAACTTTAAAGTCTTCTTGTCCacaaatttttattacaaatgttTGGAACGAAAAATTCCGAGTTGACTATGTAACTCTTCCAAACAAACTGACGGCTGCTCATGCAGTGATCATCTGA
- the LOC106052727 gene encoding uncharacterized protein LOC106052727 isoform X2 produces MTVIVTGAACAYATSGLVRGAIAGATTGLAIGIGTQITGTAGTAAGIAGAVGGSATGGAIMGIVFGKGLESALVGGVLAMASSYMASAQHFIHSNAIGWLVLGADVNSSTTATCTFDCWKRVVQDCSVQPSAGKLLRDVIMDPRIKQVSMVPTIHSSCPRFIIKNIWNEQFRVDYVTLPNKLMAGHAVLI; encoded by the coding sequence ATGACCGTTATTGTCACAGGAGCTGCTTGTGCTTACGCAACTTCAGGCCTAGTAAGAGGGGCAATAGCTGGTGCTACTACAGGCTTGGCCATTGGCATCGGCACTCAAATCACAGGCACAGCAGGAACTGCGGCTGGTATAGCGGGCGCAGTAGGTGGTAGCGCGACCGGTGGTGCAATCATGGGTATTGTTTTTGGAAAAGGATTAGAAAGTGCCTTGGTTGGCGGAGTACTTGCTATGGCATCAAGTTACATGGCTTCAGCCCAACATTTTATCCACTCGAATGCCATCGGATGGCTTGTTCTTGGCGCTGATGTCAACAGTTCTACTACAGCGACATGCACCTTTGATTGCTGGAAACGTGTTGTCCAGGATTGCTCTGTTCAGCCATCAGCTGGAAAGCTGCTAAGGGATGTCATTATGGATCCTCGCATCAAGCAAGTGAGCATGGTGCCAACCATACATTCTTCTTGTCCAcgatttattattaaaaacatttgGAATGAACAATTCCGAGTTGATTATGTAACCCTGCCAAACAAACTGATGGCCGGACACGCAGTGCTAATCTAA
- the LOC106052727 gene encoding uncharacterized protein LOC106052727 isoform X1: protein MVVSTVAVLAGIAAAVATKPEAVASEAAVIGQVSKVVPQVAFVGSLALIIAAAKEGLALGTQEAGKETAYGVAGVAALTTFVGAATGAAAGNAGGTVGSVATGAAVGSAIAFGTGVGTSASASGAVGLMKAGVAAEPLAWCVLGTDIHEGRTPAATYTFDCWKQVVHDMSTEPSKGKLLLDVVGDPRVKQTIVKSNEDGQLPEIFLQNIWDELFSIDFVMLSSQQLAAHAVRM from the coding sequence ATGGTGGTGTCTACTGTAGCAGTGTTGGCAGGAATAGCTGCCGCTGTTGCTACCAAACCTGAAGCTGTGGCATCAGAAGCTGCTGTGATCGGCCAAGTGTCAAAAGTTGTTCCACAGGTTGCCTTCGTTGGTTCTTTGGCGTTAATAATAGCAGCCGCTAAGGAAGGACTAGCGTTAGGTACACAAGAAGCCGGGAAAGAAACAGCCTATGGAGTGGCGGGAGTAGCGGCACTGACTACTTTTGTAGGCGCTGCAACTGGTGCTGCCGCTGGCAATGCTGGGGGCACAGTCGGCAGTGTTGCAACTGGTGCAGCGGTTGGTTCAGCTATTGCTTTTGGGACTGGTGTAGGAACAAGTGCTTCAGCGAGCGGTGCTGTTGGCTTAATGAAGGCTGGAGTTGCTGCAGAACCTCTAGCATGGTGCGTACTCGGCACTGACATTCACGAAGGCAGAACACCAGCAGCGACGTACACATTCGACTGCTGGAAACAAGTTGTTCATGACATGTCGACGGAACCCTCTAAAGGAAAATTGCTGCTCGATGTTGTCGGCGACCCTCGAGTCAAACAGACTATTGTCAAGAGCAACGAAGACGGTCAGCTTCCAGAAatatttcttcaaaatatatgGGATGAACTTTTCAGCATTGATTTCGTCATGTTGTCGTCTCAACAGCTGGCAGCCCATGCTGTGCGTATGTAG